In one Pseudomonas purpurea genomic region, the following are encoded:
- the sdhC gene encoding succinate dehydrogenase, cytochrome b556 subunit, translating into MNSQRPVNLDLRTIKLPITGVTSFLHRVSGIILFLGLGIMLYALSKSLGSEEGFAEVKACLTSPLAKFVAWGLLSALLYHLVAGVRHLIMDMGIGETLEGGRLGSKIIIAVSAVLIVLAGVWIW; encoded by the coding sequence GTGAATAGCCAACGACCTGTAAACCTAGACCTAAGGACCATCAAACTCCCCATCACCGGCGTAACGTCATTTCTTCACCGTGTTTCCGGCATCATCCTCTTCCTGGGCCTTGGCATCATGCTTTATGCATTGAGCAAATCCCTGGGTTCCGAGGAAGGTTTCGCCGAGGTGAAGGCATGCTTGACCAGTCCGCTGGCCAAATTCGTGGCGTGGGGCCTGCTGTCCGCCTTGCTGTATCACTTGGTGGCCGGTGTACGCCATCTGATCATGGACATGGGCATCGGTGAGACGCTGGAAGGCGGACGACTGGGCTCGAAAATCATTATCGCCGTGTCTGCGGTGCTGATCGTTCTGGCGGGAGTTTGGATATGGTAA
- the gltA gene encoding citrate synthase, which yields MADKKAQLIIEGAAPVELPILTGTVGPDVIDVRGLTATGRFTFDPGFMSTASCESKITYIDGDNGILLHRGYPIEQLAEKSDYLETCYLLLNGELPTAEQKAQFVSTVKNHTMVHEQLKTFFNGFRRDAHPMAVMCGVVGALSAFYHDSLDINNPQHREISAIRLVAKMPTLAAMVYKYSMGQPMMYPRNDLSYAENFLHMMFNTPCEIKPISPVLAKAMDRIFILHADHEQNASTSTVRLAGSSGANPFACIAAGIAALWGPAHGGANEAVLTMLDEIGDVSNIDKYIAKAKDKNDPFKLMGFGHRVYKNRDPRATVMKKTCDEVLKELGINNDPQLELAMRLEEIALTDPYFIERSLYPNVDFYSGIILKAIGIPTSMFTVIFALARTVGWISHWKEMLSSPYKIGRPRQLYTGYESRDITKLEDRK from the coding sequence ATGGCTGACAAAAAAGCGCAGTTGATCATCGAGGGCGCAGCCCCCGTCGAGCTGCCCATTTTAACCGGCACCGTTGGTCCCGATGTAATCGACGTACGGGGCCTGACGGCCACGGGCCGTTTCACCTTTGACCCAGGTTTCATGTCGACCGCCTCTTGCGAGTCGAAGATTACCTACATCGATGGCGACAATGGCATCCTGCTGCACCGCGGCTACCCGATCGAGCAACTCGCCGAGAAGTCGGACTATCTGGAAACCTGCTACCTGCTGCTCAACGGCGAATTGCCGACCGCAGAACAGAAGGCCCAGTTCGTCAGCACCGTGAAGAACCACACTATGGTCCACGAGCAGCTGAAGACCTTCTTCAACGGCTTCCGTCGCGACGCTCACCCAATGGCCGTCATGTGCGGCGTAGTCGGTGCCCTTTCGGCCTTCTACCACGACTCCCTGGACATCAATAACCCGCAGCATCGCGAAATCTCCGCGATCCGCCTGGTTGCCAAGATGCCGACCCTGGCCGCGATGGTTTACAAGTACTCCATGGGCCAACCCATGATGTACCCGCGCAACGACCTGTCGTACGCGGAAAACTTCCTGCACATGATGTTCAACACCCCGTGCGAGATCAAACCGATCAGCCCGGTACTCGCCAAGGCCATGGACCGGATTTTCATCCTCCACGCCGACCACGAACAGAACGCATCGACCTCCACCGTACGCCTGGCAGGCTCTTCGGGTGCCAACCCGTTTGCCTGTATCGCTGCCGGTATCGCTGCACTCTGGGGCCCGGCTCATGGCGGCGCCAACGAAGCCGTGTTGACCATGCTCGACGAAATTGGCGATGTCTCGAACATCGACAAGTACATCGCCAAGGCCAAGGACAAGAACGATCCGTTCAAACTGATGGGCTTCGGTCACCGGGTTTACAAAAACCGTGATCCACGCGCTACCGTCATGAAGAAGACTTGCGACGAAGTGCTGAAGGAACTGGGGATCAACAACGATCCGCAACTCGAACTGGCCATGCGCCTGGAAGAGATCGCCCTGACCGACCCGTACTTCATCGAGCGCTCGCTGTACCCGAACGTCGACTTCTACTCGGGGATCATCCTCAAGGCGATCGGCATTCCAACCAGCATGTTCACCGTGATCTTCGCCTTGGCGCGGACTGTCGGCTGGATCTCCCACTGGAAGGAAATGCTCTCCAGCCCGTACAAGATTGGCCGCCCGCGCCAGCTGTACACCGGCTACGAGTCGCGTGATATCACCAAACTCGAAGACCGTAAATAA
- the sdhD gene encoding succinate dehydrogenase, hydrophobic membrane anchor protein: protein MVTSVTNLSRSGLYDWMAQRVSAVVLAAYFIFLIGYLVANPGIGYAQWHELFASNWMRIFSLLALVALGAHAWVGMWTIATDYLTPMALGKSATAVRFLFQAVCGVAMFAYFVWGVQILWGI, encoded by the coding sequence ATGGTAACCAGCGTTACGAACCTATCGCGTTCGGGCCTCTATGACTGGATGGCGCAGCGTGTGTCTGCGGTCGTTCTCGCGGCTTATTTCATCTTCCTGATCGGATACCTCGTTGCGAACCCTGGTATTGGCTACGCCCAATGGCATGAGCTGTTCGCAAGCAACTGGATGCGTATCTTCAGTCTGCTGGCCCTGGTGGCCTTGGGCGCTCACGCCTGGGTCGGCATGTGGACCATTGCGACTGACTACCTGACGCCAATGGCGCTGGGCAAGTCGGCGACCGCCGTACGTTTCCTCTTCCAGGCAGTATGCGGCGTTGCGATGTTCGCTTACTTCGTCTGGGGTGTGCAGATTCTCTGGGGTATCTGA
- a CDS encoding cation acetate symporter, with translation MIRRLLAALGIAAFAPAVWAAEALTGEVHKQPLNVSAILMFVAFVGATLCITYWASKRNNSAADYYAAGGKITGFQNGLAIAGDYMSAASFLGISALVFTSGYDGLIYSIGFLVGWPIILFLIAERLRNLGKYTFADVASYRLGQTQIRTLSACGSLVVVAFYLIAQMVGAGKLIQLLFGLDYHVAVILVGILMCMYVLFGGMLATTWVQIIKAVLLLSGASFMALMVMKHVNFDFNALFSEAIKVHPKGEAIMSPGGLVKDPISAFSLGLALMFGTAGLPHILMRFFTVSDAKEARKSVLYATGFIGYFYILTFIIGFGAILLVSTNPAFKDAAGALLGGNNMAAVHLANAVGGSVFLGFISAVAFATILAVVAGLTLAGASAVSHDLYASVIKKGKANEKDEIRVSKITTIALAVLAIGLGILFESQNIAFMVGLAFSIAASCNFPVLLLSMYWKKLTTRGAMIGGWLGLVSAVGLMVLGPTIWVQILHHEKAIFPYEYPALFSMIIAFVGIWFFSITDKSTAADNERALFFPQFVRSQTGLGASGAVSH, from the coding sequence CGTCGGCGCAACGTTGTGCATCACTTACTGGGCGTCCAAGCGCAACAACTCGGCCGCCGACTACTATGCGGCCGGCGGCAAGATCACCGGTTTCCAGAACGGGCTGGCGATTGCCGGTGACTACATGTCGGCGGCGTCCTTCCTGGGGATTTCCGCGCTGGTGTTCACCTCCGGCTACGACGGCCTGATCTACTCGATCGGCTTCCTGGTGGGCTGGCCGATCATTCTGTTCCTGATCGCCGAGCGCCTGCGTAACCTGGGCAAATACACCTTTGCCGACGTGGCGTCCTACCGCCTCGGGCAAACCCAGATCCGCACACTGTCGGCCTGCGGTTCGCTGGTGGTGGTGGCGTTCTACCTGATCGCGCAAATGGTCGGTGCCGGCAAGCTGATCCAGCTGCTGTTCGGCCTCGATTATCACGTGGCGGTGATCCTCGTCGGTATCCTGATGTGCATGTACGTGTTGTTCGGCGGCATGCTGGCGACCACCTGGGTGCAGATCATCAAGGCTGTGCTGTTACTGTCCGGCGCGTCGTTCATGGCGCTGATGGTGATGAAACACGTCAACTTCGACTTCAATGCGTTGTTCTCCGAGGCGATCAAGGTTCACCCCAAAGGTGAGGCGATCATGAGCCCGGGCGGTCTGGTAAAGGATCCGATCTCGGCGTTCTCGCTCGGGCTGGCGCTGATGTTCGGTACAGCGGGCCTGCCGCACATCCTGATGCGCTTCTTCACCGTGAGTGACGCTAAAGAAGCGCGCAAGAGCGTGCTGTACGCCACCGGTTTCATCGGCTACTTCTACATTCTGACCTTCATCATCGGCTTCGGCGCGATCCTGCTGGTCAGCACCAACCCGGCCTTCAAAGATGCGGCTGGCGCGCTGTTGGGCGGTAACAACATGGCGGCGGTGCACCTGGCCAATGCGGTCGGTGGCAGCGTGTTCCTGGGCTTCATCTCGGCAGTCGCTTTTGCGACCATCCTGGCCGTGGTTGCCGGTCTGACCCTGGCCGGTGCTTCGGCGGTGTCTCATGACCTGTATGCCAGCGTGATCAAGAAGGGCAAGGCCAACGAGAAGGATGAGATTCGTGTCTCGAAGATCACCACTATCGCCCTAGCGGTGCTGGCAATTGGTCTGGGCATCCTGTTCGAAAGCCAGAACATTGCGTTCATGGTTGGCCTGGCGTTCTCCATTGCGGCCAGTTGCAACTTCCCGGTGCTGCTGCTTTCCATGTACTGGAAGAAGCTGACCACCCGTGGTGCCATGATTGGCGGCTGGCTGGGCCTGGTCAGTGCGGTGGGCTTGATGGTGCTGGGTCCAACCATTTGGGTGCAGATCCTGCATCACGAGAAGGCGATCTTCCCGTATGAATACCCGGCGCTGTTCTCGATGATCATTGCGTTTGTCGGGATCTGGTTCTTCTCGATCACCGACAAGTCGACCGCTGCGGATAACGAGCGGGCGCTGTTCTTCCCGCAGTTCGTTCGTTCGCAGACCGGGTTGGGGGCGAGCGGGGCGGTGTCGCACTAA